From Pseudomonas alcaligenes, a single genomic window includes:
- a CDS encoding bifunctional diguanylate cyclase/phosphodiesterase, translating to MKSHPDAASRTAAEVVTQLPVPSRLGMLRFERLSEPSWALLYLDPACERQLGVAASDLCALIDSPFASLMEPEARYKLHDEVLAQLALAPHYSVRYRLHSPRGTLLLLEVGEPYQLHGRDLLRGYLMVVADLENDPASQRQQELEAQNNKLQTSLELYQRAQEEHLQHLIRSRAQQSLIVRLARHRYSASDPLKEAAELITQAACETYDVARASIWRLDDERLLPVALYRRDIDRHELPAPIDACQFPRYLEALHGGRAIDAHDAHKDPRTRELTKGYLKPQGISALLDASIRVGGEVVAVLCLEHVGAQRVWQTDEIAFAGELADQYAQVISNQQRRDATSALHLFQRAVEQSANAFLLIDRDGRVEYVNPSFTSITQYSAEEVCGRRLGQLPAMENLSDLLFDAKSGLNERNSWQGEFRSRRKNFEPYWGQLSISKVHNDHGELTHYIGIYEDITQSKLAQQRIERLAYNDNLTGLGNRPYFIRSLEERFARSNGKGFSLLLVDIDNFKRINDSLGHQTGDKLLMSLARRLRNSLSRNTCLARFASNEFAVLLDGASESRGLEQAQQLLQTLDKPLFVDNQLISVTGSVGLACAPEHGADPHTLMKHAGLALHKAKANGKNQVQVFTEALNAEAHYKLFVENNLRRALTQNELEVYYQPKLCLKTGQLTGLEALLRWHHPDKGMISPDQFISVAEETGLIIPIGKWVVRQACRASQELAALGMGEVQVAINLSAKQFTDPDLVGSIASILDEEQIAPHLLELELTESLLLEGSDDTRQQVARLKALGLTLAMDDFGTGYSSLSYLKKFPIDVIKIDRSFIKDIPENQDDMEITSAVIAMAHNLKLKVVAEGIETAAQLLFLRKQRCDVGQGYLFDRPIPGSQLIEGLRRYPCRTPGN from the coding sequence ATGAAAAGCCATCCCGATGCCGCCAGCCGTACGGCGGCCGAGGTTGTGACGCAGTTGCCAGTGCCCTCGCGGCTCGGGATGCTGCGCTTCGAGCGTTTGAGCGAACCCAGCTGGGCCCTGCTCTACCTCGACCCCGCCTGCGAGCGCCAGCTCGGCGTGGCCGCCAGCGACCTCTGCGCCCTGATCGACTCGCCCTTCGCCAGCCTGATGGAACCGGAGGCGCGCTACAAGCTGCACGACGAAGTGCTCGCCCAGCTCGCCCTCGCCCCCCACTACAGCGTGCGTTACCGCCTGCACTCGCCGCGCGGCACGCTGCTGTTGCTGGAAGTCGGCGAACCCTACCAGCTGCACGGGCGCGACCTGCTGCGCGGCTACCTGATGGTGGTCGCCGACCTCGAGAACGACCCGGCCAGCCAGCGCCAGCAGGAGCTGGAAGCACAGAACAACAAGCTGCAGACCTCCCTGGAGCTGTACCAGCGCGCCCAGGAAGAGCACCTGCAGCACCTGATCCGCTCGCGCGCCCAGCAGAGCCTGATCGTGCGCCTGGCGCGCCACCGCTACAGCGCCAGCGACCCGCTCAAGGAAGCCGCCGAGCTGATCACCCAGGCCGCCTGCGAAACCTACGACGTGGCCCGCGCCAGCATCTGGCGGCTGGACGACGAGCGCCTGCTGCCGGTGGCCCTGTACCGCCGCGACATCGACCGCCACGAGCTGCCGGCACCGATCGACGCCTGCCAGTTCCCGCGTTACCTGGAAGCCCTGCATGGCGGCCGGGCGATCGACGCCCACGACGCGCACAAGGATCCGCGCACCCGCGAGCTGACCAAGGGCTACCTCAAGCCGCAGGGCATCAGCGCCCTGCTCGACGCCAGCATCCGCGTCGGCGGCGAAGTGGTCGCCGTGCTCTGCCTGGAGCATGTCGGCGCCCAACGCGTGTGGCAGACCGACGAGATCGCCTTCGCCGGCGAGCTGGCCGACCAGTACGCCCAGGTCATCAGCAACCAGCAACGGCGTGATGCCACCAGCGCCCTGCACCTGTTCCAGCGTGCCGTCGAGCAGAGCGCCAACGCCTTCCTGCTGATCGACCGCGACGGCCGGGTGGAATACGTCAACCCGAGCTTCACCTCGATCACCCAATACAGCGCCGAGGAAGTCTGCGGCCGCCGCCTCGGCCAGCTGCCGGCGATGGAAAACCTCAGCGACCTGCTGTTCGACGCCAAGTCCGGGCTCAACGAGCGCAACAGCTGGCAGGGCGAATTCCGCAGCCGGCGCAAGAACTTCGAGCCCTACTGGGGCCAGCTGTCGATCTCCAAGGTGCACAACGATCATGGCGAGCTGACCCACTACATCGGCATCTACGAAGACATCACCCAGAGCAAGCTGGCCCAGCAGCGCATCGAGCGCCTGGCCTACAACGACAACCTCACCGGCCTGGGCAACCGCCCGTACTTCATCCGCAGCCTCGAAGAGCGCTTCGCCCGCAGCAACGGCAAAGGCTTCAGCCTGCTGCTGGTGGACATCGACAACTTCAAGCGGATCAACGACAGCCTCGGCCACCAGACCGGCGACAAGCTGCTGATGAGCCTGGCCCGACGCCTGCGCAACAGCCTCAGCCGCAATACCTGCCTGGCCCGCTTCGCCAGCAACGAATTCGCCGTGCTGCTCGACGGCGCCAGCGAAAGCCGCGGCCTGGAACAGGCCCAGCAGTTGCTGCAGACCCTGGACAAGCCGCTGTTCGTCGACAACCAGCTGATCAGCGTCACCGGCTCGGTCGGCCTGGCCTGCGCCCCGGAGCACGGCGCCGACCCGCACACCCTGATGAAGCACGCCGGCCTGGCCCTGCACAAGGCCAAGGCCAACGGCAAGAACCAGGTGCAGGTATTCACCGAAGCGCTCAACGCCGAGGCCCACTACAAGCTGTTCGTCGAGAACAACCTGCGCCGCGCCCTGACCCAGAACGAGCTGGAGGTCTACTACCAGCCCAAGCTGTGCCTGAAGACCGGCCAGCTCACCGGCCTCGAAGCCCTGTTGCGCTGGCACCACCCGGACAAGGGCATGATCAGCCCGGATCAGTTCATCAGCGTGGCCGAAGAAACCGGCCTGATCATTCCCATCGGCAAGTGGGTGGTGCGTCAGGCCTGCCGCGCCAGCCAGGAGCTGGCGGCGCTGGGCATGGGCGAAGTGCAGGTGGCGATCAACCTGTCGGCCAAGCAGTTCACCGACCCGGATCTGGTCGGCTCGATCGCCAGCATCCTCGACGAGGAACAGATCGCCCCGCACCTGCTGGAGCTGGAACTCACCGAAAGCCTGCTGCTCGAGGGCAGCGACGACACTCGCCAGCAGGTGGCACGGCTCAAGGCCCTGGGCCTGACCCTGGCGATGGACGACTTCGGTACCGGCTACTCGTCGCTGAGCTACCTGAAGAAGTTCCCGATCGACGTGATCAAGATCGACCGCAGCTTCATCAAGGACATCCCCGAGAACCAGGACGACATGGAGATCACCTCGGCGGTGATCGCCATGGCCCACAACCTCAAGCTCAAGGTGGTCGCCGAAGGCATCGAGACCGCCGCCCAGCTGCTGTTCCTGCGCAAGCAGCGCTGCGATGTAGGCCAGGGCTACCTGTTCGACCGGCCAATTCCCGGCAGCCAGCTGATCGAAGGCCTGCGCCGCTACCCCTGCCGCACACCCGGCAACTGA